The Devosia sp. SD17-2 genome includes a region encoding these proteins:
- a CDS encoding nucleotidyl transferase AbiEii/AbiGii toxin family protein has protein sequence MKIKRNPEWVQCGLGASTRVRNMAKNRGVMVDKAVNRYLVEGGVRRIFDSDHADDFGFISLKGGSLMYFHEGVDPMTGRGTKDIDLQVSGFAGTIHDLQAVLQKVLAQVPAHDDGLRFFVDHLTVDEVHDEDEPVPGGKVTVPVQLGEGVYMLKIDVGMYAPEQKEGLEIRVLESLTPKHLPGVTLYAQRREYALADKVQAMVRKGIGNSRLRDYYDAFVMLTLHDIDVDVAAQAFAKVFPLNQSTQYGFEVPTSAADIPALSATFAAVNEGNWQTTRAKHSFAVPTPDLATVCDLIRDRIQPILDTVHAPGYGAAA, from the coding sequence ATGAAAATCAAGCGTAATCCAGAATGGGTCCAGTGCGGCCTCGGTGCCTCGACCCGCGTCCGGAACATGGCCAAAAACCGCGGCGTCATGGTCGACAAAGCCGTCAACCGTTACCTCGTGGAAGGCGGTGTGCGCCGAATCTTCGACAGCGACCACGCCGACGATTTCGGCTTCATCTCGCTCAAGGGCGGCAGCCTCATGTATTTCCATGAAGGGGTCGATCCCATGACCGGCCGGGGCACCAAGGACATCGATCTGCAGGTCTCCGGTTTCGCCGGCACCATCCATGACCTGCAGGCGGTGTTGCAGAAGGTCCTGGCGCAGGTGCCGGCCCATGATGACGGCCTGCGCTTCTTCGTCGATCACCTCACCGTCGACGAGGTGCACGATGAAGACGAACCTGTCCCGGGCGGCAAAGTCACTGTGCCCGTTCAGCTGGGCGAGGGCGTCTACATGCTCAAGATCGACGTCGGCATGTACGCCCCGGAGCAGAAGGAAGGATTGGAAATCCGTGTGCTCGAGAGCCTGACGCCGAAACACCTTCCGGGCGTGACGCTCTATGCCCAGCGACGCGAATACGCACTGGCCGATAAGGTTCAGGCCATGGTTCGCAAGGGCATCGGCAACAGTCGTCTCCGGGACTACTACGACGCTTTTGTCATGCTGACCCTTCACGACATTGATGTCGACGTCGCTGCGCAGGCTTTCGCGAAGGTGTTCCCGCTCAACCAGTCGACCCAGTACGGCTTCGAGGTGCCCACGTCCGCTGCCGATATCCCGGCGCTGTCGGCAACCTTCGCCGCCGTCAATGAGGGCAACTGGCAGACCACGCGCGCCAAGCACTCCTTCGCCGTGCCGACGCCTGACCTCGCCACTGTCTGCGACCTCATCCGCGATCGTATCCAGCCAATCCTCGATACCGTCCACGCACCCGGATACGGAGCCGCAGCATGA
- a CDS encoding metallophosphoesterase, with protein MMLEKLTFATGDRIWFTADTHFGHAGEARRRGYSDVDEHDRDLIRNWNEYVKKNDIVFHLGDFTNSEKAPFQQEIFAKLNGRKYLVLGNHDNQATYDLGWAAPPQHRMIVQIGKEQYVLDHYAGRTWYSSFHGSYQLFGHSHGRMPATNRSCDVGLDTWNLCPASIYQIRALIDDTTLDLRAVQDQAPGPAM; from the coding sequence ATGATGCTCGAGAAGCTCACTTTCGCAACTGGCGACCGCATCTGGTTCACGGCAGATACTCATTTCGGTCACGCTGGAGAAGCTCGTCGCCGCGGCTACAGCGATGTCGACGAACACGACCGCGACCTCATCCGTAACTGGAACGAGTACGTCAAAAAGAACGATATCGTTTTTCACTTGGGCGACTTCACGAACAGTGAAAAAGCACCGTTTCAGCAGGAGATCTTCGCCAAGCTCAACGGCAGGAAGTACTTGGTGCTGGGGAACCACGACAACCAGGCGACATACGACCTTGGGTGGGCTGCTCCACCGCAGCATCGGATGATCGTTCAGATTGGCAAGGAACAGTACGTGCTCGATCACTACGCCGGCAGAACTTGGTACTCCAGTTTTCACGGCTCGTACCAGCTATTCGGTCACTCCCATGGTAGGATGCCGGCGACTAATCGCTCGTGCGATGTCGGCCTCGACACATGGAACCTGTGCCCGGCGTCGATCTACCAGATCCGTGCTCTAATCGACGACACCACGCTTGACCTGCGAGCCGTCCAGGACCAGGCACCCGGGCCGGCGATGTAG
- the cysD gene encoding sulfate adenylyltransferase subunit CysD, which yields MDRNRLTHLQALEAESIEILREVAASFERPVMMYSIGKDSSVLLHLARKAFYPSKIPFPLLHVDTTWKFREMIAFRDRMAEEYGFDLIVHTNQEGARDGVNPFTHGSSRYTDIMKTAALRQALDAGRYDAAIGGARRDEEKSRAKERVFSHRNISHAWDPKNQRPELWRVFNTRLNPGESMRVFPISNWTELDVWTYIYAENIPIVPLYFAKPRPVVDRSGTLIMVDDDRLPFEAGEAPRTETVRFRTLGCYPLTGAIRSTAADLPSIIMEMQASRTSEREGRLIDSDSAGSMEKKKQEGYF from the coding sequence GTGGACCGCAACCGCCTGACGCATCTTCAGGCTCTCGAAGCAGAGAGCATCGAAATCCTGCGCGAAGTCGCCGCCAGCTTCGAGCGGCCGGTGATGATGTATTCGATCGGCAAGGATTCGAGCGTCCTGCTGCATCTGGCGCGCAAGGCTTTCTACCCGAGCAAGATCCCGTTCCCACTGCTCCATGTCGATACGACCTGGAAATTTCGCGAGATGATCGCCTTCCGCGACCGCATGGCCGAGGAATATGGCTTTGACCTGATCGTGCATACCAATCAGGAGGGCGCGCGCGACGGGGTCAATCCGTTCACCCATGGCTCGTCGCGCTATACCGACATCATGAAGACCGCCGCCCTGCGTCAGGCGCTCGATGCCGGGCGCTATGATGCGGCGATCGGCGGGGCGCGGCGCGACGAGGAGAAGTCCCGCGCCAAGGAGCGCGTGTTCTCGCACCGCAATATTTCCCATGCATGGGACCCCAAGAACCAGCGGCCCGAGCTGTGGCGCGTGTTCAATACGCGGCTCAATCCCGGGGAGAGCATGCGGGTGTTCCCGATCTCCAATTGGACCGAGCTCGACGTGTGGACCTATATCTACGCGGAAAATATCCCGATCGTGCCGCTCTATTTCGCCAAGCCGCGTCCGGTGGTGGATCGCTCCGGGACGCTGATCATGGTCGACGATGACCGCCTGCCGTTCGAGGCAGGAGAAGCACCCCGGACCGAGACCGTGCGGTTCAGGACGCTCGGCTGCTATCCGCTGACCGGCGCCATCCGGTCCACTGCAGCCGATCTGCCCTCCATTATCATGGAAATGCAGGCGAGCCGCACGTCAGAGCGTGAGGGCAGGCTGATCGACAGCGATTCCGCCGGCTCCATGGAGAAGAAAAAGCAGGAAGGGTATTTCTGA
- the cysN gene encoding sulfate adenylyltransferase subunit CysN, whose translation MSLAMVSPNTDLDLWLAQQTDKSLLRFLTCGSVDDGKSTLIGRLLFDSQQVLDDQLASLKKESRNRSVGAEGIDFSLLVDGLQAEREQGITIDVAYRFFATDKRKFIVADTPGHEQYTRNMATGASNADLALVLVDARKGLLTQTRRHSFILSLIGVKHVVLVINKIDLVGYDQAVFDGIEAEYRRFAEGLGFETLHVVPVSALAGDNILTSSPQTPWFSGVPLVPYLEGIDVAGDPAESPLRFPVQWVNRPNLDFRGFSGTVASGSVAVGDEVLVAASRKPALVSRIVTMDGDRRRAGAGEAVTLVLDREIDVSRGDVLSHPGATPEYSNQFQAKIVWMGEEPAYQGRSYLLKVGTQLVPATITSIKFRTNVNTLERAPATRLELNEVGTVTIATDRPFAFDAYAANPVTGGFILIDRLSNATLGAGTIEFGLRRAQNLTYQSFDVNRQVRAEMKGQEARIVWFTGLSGSGKSSIANLLEKRLTAEGRHAYILDGDNVRHGLNKDLGFTEAARVENIRRVAEVAKLMADAGLIVLVSFISPFEKERRLAREIAGDITFSEVFVDTPLEVCEARDPKGLYKRARAGEIKNFTGIDSPFEAPTTQELVLHGALAEPAELAEELYGWLKI comes from the coding sequence ATGTCCCTCGCCATGGTAAGCCCCAACACCGATCTCGATCTCTGGCTGGCGCAGCAGACAGACAAGTCGCTGCTCCGCTTCCTGACCTGCGGCAGTGTCGATGATGGGAAGTCCACGCTGATCGGGCGGCTGCTGTTTGACAGCCAGCAGGTGCTGGACGATCAGCTCGCCAGCCTCAAGAAGGAAAGCCGCAATCGCAGTGTGGGTGCGGAGGGGATCGACTTTTCTCTGCTGGTGGACGGGCTTCAGGCCGAGCGCGAGCAGGGCATTACCATCGACGTGGCCTATCGCTTTTTTGCCACGGACAAGCGCAAATTCATCGTGGCGGATACGCCCGGGCATGAGCAGTACACGCGCAATATGGCGACCGGCGCCTCCAATGCCGATCTGGCGCTGGTGTTGGTCGATGCGCGAAAAGGCCTACTTACACAGACACGGCGGCACAGTTTCATTCTCTCTCTGATCGGGGTGAAGCATGTGGTCCTGGTGATCAACAAGATCGACCTTGTCGGCTACGATCAGGCGGTGTTTGACGGCATCGAGGCGGAGTATCGGCGCTTTGCCGAAGGTCTGGGGTTCGAGACGCTGCATGTGGTTCCGGTGTCGGCGCTGGCGGGCGATAATATCCTCACCAGCAGCCCGCAGACGCCCTGGTTCTCGGGCGTGCCGCTTGTGCCCTATCTCGAGGGCATCGACGTGGCTGGGGACCCGGCTGAAAGCCCGCTCCGGTTTCCGGTGCAATGGGTCAACCGGCCCAATCTCGATTTCCGTGGGTTTTCGGGGACGGTGGCGTCTGGCTCGGTCGCGGTGGGCGATGAAGTGCTGGTCGCGGCCTCGCGAAAACCGGCCTTGGTGTCGCGTATCGTGACCATGGACGGGGATCGGCGGCGGGCAGGGGCCGGGGAGGCAGTGACGCTGGTGCTCGATCGCGAGATCGATGTGTCGCGCGGCGATGTGCTGTCGCATCCCGGAGCGACGCCGGAATATTCCAACCAGTTTCAGGCGAAGATCGTCTGGATGGGGGAAGAGCCGGCGTATCAGGGGCGGTCCTATCTCCTCAAGGTCGGGACGCAGCTGGTGCCGGCGACCATCACGTCCATCAAATTCCGCACCAATGTGAATACGCTCGAGCGAGCACCGGCGACGCGGCTTGAACTCAACGAAGTGGGCACGGTGACGATCGCCACCGACCGTCCCTTCGCCTTCGACGCCTATGCTGCAAATCCGGTGACAGGCGGCTTCATCCTGATCGACCGGCTGAGCAATGCGACGCTTGGGGCCGGGACGATCGAATTCGGCCTGCGCCGGGCGCAGAACCTGACCTATCAGTCGTTCGACGTGAACCGGCAGGTGCGCGCCGAAATGAAAGGGCAGGAGGCGCGGATCGTCTGGTTCACCGGGCTCTCCGGATCGGGCAAGTCGAGCATTGCGAACCTGCTCGAAAAACGGCTCACAGCCGAGGGGCGGCACGCCTATATCCTCGATGGCGACAATGTCCGGCACGGGCTCAATAAGGATCTCGGTTTTACCGAAGCGGCGCGTGTCGAGAATATTCGCCGTGTGGCCGAGGTCGCGAAGCTGATGGCGGACGCCGGGCTGATCGTCCTCGTGTCGTTCATTTCGCCCTTCGAGAAGGAACGACGTCTGGCGCGGGAAATCGCCGGCGACATCACGTTTTCCGAGGTGTTTGTCGATACACCGCTGGAGGTGTGCGAGGCGCGGGACCCTAAGGGACTCTACAAGCGGGCGCGGGCAGGCGAGATCAAGAACTTTACCGGGATCGACTCGCCGTTCGAAGCGCCAACCACGCAGGAACTGGTGCTGCATGGGGCACTCGCCGAGCCGGCGGAACTGGCCGAGGAGCTCTATGGCTGGCTGAAAATCTGA
- a CDS encoding ROK family transcriptional regulator yields the protein MTRTVSDSDSVRRQNRGLVLDGLRRQGPQSRTALASLTGLSHASITAIMADLLVQGLVEELPGERPDGRARGRPPTNIHFRRTTAYAALFEIDVNRVRLSLVDYGGVLVDRIESPITPTTFAETPPDLFCAERMAHLMGRNPTASTALRRVAISVQGILERDARGLRWSPIPHLAGAPFAGQLSEDLGLPVTLHKRGRLLAEGVRWLDPDLHAESVATVFIGSTVAMGMTFRGQIMGRGDEGATEFGHMNHAPNGALCRCGMKGCIEAYAADYGVLRNAYSVPESTQPAASVPAAQYDALMQRAEAGDRAATHAFNLAGRAIGYGLSRMLALYDPSDILIVGPGARALELMRPEMTLALNASLVCKINGAPRIVGYRDEKEPIFRGLLMKTLRDIDQTDFAALPGSDRLGTPP from the coding sequence GTGACGCGAACCGTCAGCGATAGCGACAGCGTCCGGCGTCAAAACCGGGGACTGGTCCTTGACGGTCTGCGCCGACAGGGGCCTCAGTCGCGGACCGCCCTCGCCAGTCTCACCGGGCTCAGCCACGCCAGCATCACCGCAATCATGGCCGACCTGCTGGTTCAGGGCCTCGTCGAGGAACTGCCCGGCGAGCGGCCGGACGGCAGGGCCCGAGGTCGTCCCCCTACCAATATCCACTTCCGTCGCACCACTGCTTATGCGGCCCTGTTCGAGATCGACGTCAACCGCGTCCGCCTGTCGCTGGTCGATTACGGCGGTGTTCTTGTCGACCGTATCGAGAGCCCGATAACCCCGACGACCTTTGCAGAAACCCCACCCGACCTCTTCTGTGCCGAGCGCATGGCCCATCTCATGGGCCGCAATCCCACCGCCAGCACCGCCCTTCGCCGCGTGGCCATTTCGGTTCAGGGCATTCTCGAGCGCGATGCCCGTGGCCTCCGCTGGTCACCAATTCCCCATCTCGCCGGAGCCCCCTTTGCCGGGCAATTGTCCGAGGACCTGGGTCTACCCGTAACCCTCCACAAACGGGGCCGGTTGCTGGCCGAGGGCGTGCGCTGGCTCGACCCGGACCTCCACGCCGAAAGCGTCGCCACCGTGTTCATCGGTTCCACCGTCGCCATGGGCATGACCTTTCGCGGGCAGATCATGGGGCGCGGCGATGAAGGCGCGACCGAATTCGGCCACATGAACCACGCCCCCAATGGCGCGCTCTGCCGGTGCGGCATGAAGGGTTGCATCGAGGCCTATGCGGCCGATTACGGTGTCCTCCGCAATGCCTATTCCGTGCCCGAAAGCACGCAACCGGCCGCTTCGGTTCCGGCGGCCCAGTACGACGCGTTGATGCAGCGCGCCGAGGCAGGCGATCGCGCCGCCACCCACGCCTTCAATCTGGCCGGCCGCGCCATCGGCTACGGCCTGAGCCGTATGCTGGCGCTCTACGACCCGTCTGACATTCTCATCGTCGGCCCGGGTGCGCGCGCCCTCGAGCTCATGCGACCCGAGATGACGCTGGCACTCAATGCCTCGCTCGTCTGCAAGATCAACGGCGCGCCCCGCATCGTTGGCTACCGCGACGAGAAGGAGCCCATCTTCCGCGGGCTGCTCATGAAGACCCTGCGCGACATCGACCAGACCGACTTCGCCGCCCTGCCCGGCAGCGACCGTCTCGGCACCCCGCCCTGA
- the xylF gene encoding D-xylose ABC transporter substrate-binding protein → MTGAVVAQDEIVIGVSWNNFQEERWKTDEAAIKGVLDAAGAKYISADAQSSASKQLTDIESLISQGADAIIVLAQDSEAVGPAVAAAVAEGIPVVGYDRLIENPDAFYLTFDNKEVGRLQAAGVAAVVSEGNFVFIKGNSADPNADFLFEGQMEVLQAGIDSGKIKNVGEAYTDNWNPEVAQANMEQFLTANNNEVDAVVASNDGTAGGAIAALAAQGLAGSVPVSGQDGDHAALNRIALGTQTVSVWKDARELGKKAAEVALELAGGKALGEVTGVVPFAGGPKGVEMNAFFIAPVAVTKDNLNVVIDAGWVSKDVVCQGVAAGSVAACN, encoded by the coding sequence ATGACCGGCGCCGTTGTTGCGCAGGATGAAATCGTCATTGGCGTTTCCTGGAATAACTTCCAGGAAGAACGCTGGAAAACCGATGAGGCCGCCATCAAGGGCGTGCTCGACGCGGCCGGCGCCAAGTATATCTCCGCCGACGCACAGTCGTCTGCTTCCAAGCAGCTGACCGACATCGAAAGCCTGATCAGCCAGGGCGCTGACGCCATCATTGTCCTCGCGCAGGATAGTGAAGCAGTCGGCCCTGCCGTGGCGGCCGCTGTTGCAGAAGGCATTCCGGTGGTCGGCTATGACCGCCTCATCGAGAACCCGGATGCGTTCTACCTGACCTTCGACAACAAGGAAGTCGGGCGTCTGCAGGCGGCTGGTGTCGCTGCCGTCGTTTCCGAAGGCAATTTTGTCTTCATCAAGGGCAATTCGGCTGACCCCAATGCGGACTTCCTCTTCGAAGGCCAGATGGAAGTGCTGCAGGCCGGCATCGATTCCGGCAAGATCAAGAATGTTGGCGAAGCCTATACAGACAACTGGAACCCGGAAGTCGCCCAGGCGAACATGGAACAGTTCCTGACCGCCAATAACAACGAAGTCGACGCTGTCGTTGCGTCCAATGACGGTACAGCTGGTGGCGCCATTGCGGCGCTCGCCGCACAGGGGCTCGCCGGCTCGGTTCCGGTCTCGGGCCAGGACGGCGACCATGCTGCGCTCAACCGCATCGCGCTCGGCACGCAGACCGTGTCGGTCTGGAAGGACGCTCGCGAACTCGGCAAAAAGGCCGCTGAAGTGGCTCTCGAGCTCGCCGGCGGCAAGGCCCTTGGCGAAGTGACCGGCGTCGTGCCGTTCGCTGGTGGGCCGAAGGGCGTTGAAATGAACGCTTTCTTCATCGCTCCGGTGGCCGTGACCAAGGACAATCTCAACGTCGTTATCGACGCCGGCTGGGTGTCCAAGGATGTGGTCTGCCAGGGCGTTGCTGCTGGCTCGGTGGCCGCCTGTAACTAA
- a CDS encoding sugar ABC transporter permease, which translates to MTPPAHPSSFAQRPLQRFLIATEVDTRLLGMIGALAIIWIGFNIFSGGLFLTPRNLWNLSVQTASVAVMVTGMVLVIVTRNIDLSVGSILGLVGMVMGVMQTQILPVQLGLGLGHPMIWILSLASGLAVGMGIGALQGSIIAYLKVPAFIVTLGGYLVWRGAAWWVTMGRTVAPMDSTFQLMGGGPAGAIGATWSWAVAAIACAAIVLGLYLGRRQRQRFNFPQRPLWAEIALAVIGCGATTGAVWVANSYPWPVRIAENYATAQGIPVPEGGLFIAHGIATPVLIALGVGVVMAFLTSRTRFGRYVYAMGGNPEAAELAGINTRWVTVKIFMIMGALCAIAAAISSARLNAATNALGTLDELYVIAAAVIGGTSLAGGVGTIAGALLGALVMQSLQSGMVLMGMDSPLQSIVVGIVLVFAVWLDTLYRRNKH; encoded by the coding sequence ATGACACCCCCCGCGCATCCGAGCAGCTTTGCGCAACGTCCACTTCAGCGTTTTCTGATTGCCACGGAAGTCGATACTCGTCTTCTCGGCATGATCGGCGCGCTCGCGATCATCTGGATCGGCTTCAACATATTCTCTGGCGGCCTGTTCCTCACGCCGCGCAACCTCTGGAACCTGTCGGTACAGACGGCGTCTGTTGCCGTGATGGTCACCGGGATGGTGCTGGTCATCGTCACGCGCAATATCGACCTGTCGGTCGGCTCGATCCTCGGGCTCGTCGGCATGGTGATGGGGGTGATGCAGACGCAGATCCTGCCGGTGCAGCTGGGCCTTGGGCTCGGGCATCCGATGATCTGGATCCTGTCGCTGGCCAGTGGCCTCGCGGTCGGCATGGGCATCGGCGCGCTGCAGGGCAGCATTATCGCCTATCTCAAGGTACCGGCCTTCATCGTTACGCTGGGCGGGTATCTCGTGTGGCGCGGCGCGGCCTGGTGGGTGACCATGGGGCGCACGGTGGCGCCTATGGATTCGACCTTTCAACTGATGGGTGGCGGCCCGGCCGGCGCCATCGGGGCGACCTGGAGCTGGGCAGTGGCGGCAATTGCCTGTGCGGCGATCGTGCTCGGCCTCTATCTCGGGCGTCGCCAGCGGCAGCGCTTCAATTTTCCGCAGCGTCCGCTCTGGGCCGAGATTGCCCTGGCGGTGATCGGCTGCGGCGCGACCACCGGTGCAGTCTGGGTTGCCAATTCCTATCCCTGGCCGGTCCGTATCGCTGAGAACTATGCGACGGCCCAGGGCATTCCAGTGCCCGAAGGTGGCCTCTTTATCGCCCATGGCATCGCCACCCCCGTGTTGATCGCCCTTGGCGTTGGCGTGGTCATGGCATTCCTGACCTCGCGGACCCGCTTTGGCCGCTATGTCTATGCGATGGGCGGCAATCCCGAGGCGGCTGAACTGGCCGGTATCAATACGCGCTGGGTGACGGTCAAGATCTTCATGATCATGGGCGCGCTCTGCGCCATCGCGGCGGCAATCTCGAGCGCCCGCCTCAATGCAGCAACCAATGCACTGGGCACGCTGGACGAGCTTTATGTGATCGCGGCAGCCGTTATCGGCGGGACGTCACTTGCGGGCGGCGTGGGCACGATCGCAGGGGCGCTGCTCGGGGCGCTGGTGATGCAGTCGCTGCAGTCCGGCATGGTGCTGATGGGGATGGACAGTCCCCTGCAGTCGATTGTCGTTGGTATCGTTTTGGTGTTCGCGGTGTGGCTCGACACGCTCTACCGCCGAAACAAGCACTAG
- a CDS encoding ATP-binding cassette domain-containing protein: MLDTNTPLVEMTDISIAFGGIKAVDHASISLHRGEVVGLLGHNGAGKSTLIKILSGAYRRDAGEIRINGEAATINNPRDAKAYGIETIYQQLAVADNVDAAANLFLGREITTALGTLDDAAMESRAREVMGRLNPNFRRFKEPVKALSGGQRQSVAIARAILFNARILIMDEPTAALGPQETAQVGELIKQLKSDGIGIFLISHDIHDVFDLADRVVVMKNGLVVGSARTSDVTKDEVLGMIIMGKVPAAAVPGPGAIV, from the coding sequence ATGTTGGACACCAATACCCCGCTTGTCGAAATGACGGATATTTCGATCGCCTTTGGCGGGATCAAGGCTGTGGACCATGCGTCGATCAGCCTGCACAGGGGCGAAGTCGTGGGCCTGCTTGGCCATAACGGCGCGGGCAAGTCGACCCTTATCAAGATCCTCTCCGGCGCCTATCGCCGTGACGCCGGCGAAATCCGGATCAATGGCGAAGCTGCGACGATCAACAATCCGCGCGATGCCAAGGCCTATGGGATCGAGACGATCTACCAGCAGCTCGCCGTGGCCGACAATGTCGACGCAGCCGCAAACCTGTTCCTCGGTCGCGAGATCACGACGGCGCTTGGCACGCTGGATGACGCGGCCATGGAGTCCCGGGCCCGCGAAGTCATGGGGCGGCTCAACCCGAATTTCCGCCGGTTCAAGGAGCCGGTTAAGGCGCTGTCCGGCGGGCAGCGGCAGTCGGTGGCCATTGCCAGGGCCATCCTGTTCAACGCGCGCATCCTGATCATGGATGAGCCGACGGCCGCGCTGGGGCCGCAGGAAACGGCGCAGGTGGGCGAGCTGATCAAGCAACTCAAATCCGATGGCATCGGCATCTTCCTCATCAGCCACGATATCCACGACGTCTTCGACCTCGCGGATCGGGTCGTGGTGATGAAGAACGGGTTGGTCGTCGGGTCAGCGCGCACGTCGGACGTCACCAAGGACGAGGTGCTGGGCATGATCATCATGGGCAAGGTGCCGGCGGCAGCGGTGCCGGGTCCGGGCGCCATCGTCTGA
- a CDS encoding DUF1345 domain-containing protein — translation MLRSSRHSSFYLAAAAGVIAALATALVTPTQALLWGSNSFFAVYLVLSIVRFARANAPFLQRHAESEDAPAWILFVVTLAVVGASLVSLFLLVAGEGPGSLQSIATMVSVPLGWLTVHAMAAHHYAYEYYSGASHHEEQKGGLQFPLKGQPDGLAFLYFAYVIGMTAQVADVAVTSRRMQQLVLLHGIFSFFFNTVIVAATVNVVVSL, via the coding sequence GTGCTGAGATCATCGCGCCATAGCTCATTCTATCTCGCGGCTGCGGCCGGCGTCATCGCCGCCCTGGCGACGGCGCTGGTCACGCCGACGCAGGCGTTGCTCTGGGGGTCGAACAGCTTCTTCGCGGTCTATCTCGTGCTCAGCATCGTTCGCTTTGCGCGGGCAAACGCACCCTTCCTGCAACGGCACGCCGAGAGCGAGGATGCTCCGGCGTGGATATTGTTCGTGGTGACGCTGGCTGTGGTTGGCGCATCGCTGGTGTCGCTGTTCCTGCTGGTGGCTGGAGAGGGTCCCGGGTCGCTGCAGTCCATCGCCACAATGGTCTCTGTTCCCCTCGGCTGGCTGACTGTCCATGCTATGGCCGCGCATCACTATGCCTATGAATATTATTCAGGCGCGTCGCATCACGAGGAACAAAAGGGCGGCCTCCAGTTTCCACTGAAGGGGCAGCCGGATGGACTGGCATTCTTGTACTTTGCCTATGTGATCGGCATGACCGCCCAGGTTGCGGATGTGGCAGTGACCTCGCGGCGCATGCAGCAGCTGGTGCTCCTGCACGGCATATTTTCGTTCTTTTTCAACACGGTCATCGTCGCGGCGACGGTGAATGTGGTCGTGTCGCTTTAG
- a CDS encoding S-(hydroxymethyl)glutathione dehydrogenase/class III alcohol dehydrogenase, protein MKTRAAVAFQAGKPLEIVEVDLEGPKVGEVLIEIKATGLCHTDDFTLSGADPEGIFPAILGHEGAGVVVDVGPGVTSVKKGDHVIPLYTPECRECYSCRSGKTNLCTSIRATQGQGLMPDGTSRFSFEGKPIYHYMGCSTFSNYTVLPEIAVAKIDASAAFDKVCYVGCGVTTGIGAVINTAKVEIGATAVVFGLGGIGLNVIQGLRLAGADMIIGVDINNDKKAWGERFGMTHFVNPKEIEGDVVPYLVNLTKRRGDLIGGADYTFDCTGNTTVMRQALEASHRGWGKSVVIGVAGAGKEISTRPFQLVTGRTWMGTAFGGAKGRTDVPKIVDWYLDGKIEIDPMITHTLRLEDINKGFEMMHSGESIRSVVVY, encoded by the coding sequence ATGAAAACCCGCGCCGCAGTTGCGTTCCAGGCCGGAAAGCCGCTCGAAATCGTCGAGGTTGATCTCGAAGGCCCCAAGGTCGGCGAAGTTCTGATCGAGATCAAGGCCACCGGTCTCTGCCACACCGACGATTTTACCCTGTCTGGCGCCGACCCCGAAGGCATCTTCCCGGCTATTCTCGGCCATGAAGGCGCCGGCGTCGTGGTCGATGTCGGCCCCGGTGTGACTTCGGTGAAAAAGGGCGATCACGTCATCCCGCTCTACACGCCCGAATGCCGTGAGTGCTATTCCTGCCGTTCCGGCAAGACCAATCTCTGCACCTCGATCCGCGCGACGCAGGGGCAGGGGCTCATGCCCGATGGCACTTCGCGCTTCTCGTTCGAAGGCAAGCCGATTTATCACTACATGGGCTGCTCGACCTTTTCGAACTACACCGTGCTGCCGGAAATCGCTGTCGCCAAGATCGACGCCTCGGCTGCCTTCGACAAGGTCTGCTACGTCGGTTGCGGCGTGACGACCGGTATCGGCGCAGTGATCAACACGGCAAAGGTGGAGATCGGCGCGACCGCAGTGGTGTTCGGCCTCGGCGGCATTGGCCTCAACGTGATCCAGGGCCTGCGTCTGGCCGGCGCGGACATGATCATCGGGGTTGATATCAACAACGACAAGAAGGCCTGGGGCGAGCGCTTCGGCATGACGCATTTCGTCAATCCGAAGGAGATCGAGGGCGACGTCGTTCCCTATCTCGTCAATCTGACCAAGCGTCGTGGCGACCTGATCGGTGGCGCGGACTACACGTTCGATTGCACCGGCAACACCACCGTCATGCGCCAGGCGCTTGAAGCCAGCCATCGCGGCTGGGGCAAGTCCGTGGTGATCGGCGTGGCCGGAGCGGGCAAGGAAATCTCGACGCGTCCATTCCAGCTGGTCACCGGCCGGACCTGGATGGGCACGGCCTTCGGCGGCGCCAAGGGCCGCACCGATGTTCCAAAGATCGTCGACTGGTACCTCGACGGCAAGATCGAGATCGACCCGATGATCACCCACACGCTGCGTCTCGAAGACATCAACAAGGGCTTCGAGATGATGCATTCGGGCGAGAGCATCCGAAGCGTCGTCGTCTACTAA